AATAAGAGAATAATGTTAATTGTTTTAGAAGTTTTGTATTTTAAAAAGATATTGCATATTTTTTGATTATTTGGCCAATATTGGTAAGTTATTGCACAAAAAATATCCTGTGATATTAGATGTTAAATGTAGTTTATAATTGTTAAGCATTTAGTATGTTTTAGTATGTGTAGTTATAGGAGTTAAAAATTAAAAAGATTGATTTGATTGTAAAATTTTTGACTATGAAAGTTTTTTAAAGTAAAATAAGATAAAAATTATCCCATTTAGGAGAAAATTATGGCTGATATTTTAAAAATAGGAAAATATGAATTTACAAGTAGACTTATAGTTGGAAGCGGAAAATATCCCGATTTTCAAACTACGTACGACGCGACTATTGCAAGTGGAGCGGAAATGATAACCGTTGCGGTAAGACGCGTAAATATTACCGATCCAAACAAAGAAAATCTTATGGACTATTTTAAAGATAGCGACGTTCAGTTTTTACCAAATAGCGCAGGTTGCGTAACCGCCGAGGAGGCTATAACGCTTTTTAGACTAGTTAGAGAAGCTACAGGCATAGATATAATAAAACTAGAAATTATAGGAGATACTGAAAAAACTTTGTATCCTGACGTTATAGAGACGGTTAAAGCTTGTGAAGTTTTGGCAAAAGAGGGATTCACGGTTATGGCTTATACAAACGATGATCCGATTGTTGCAAAAAGACTTGAAAATGCAGGAGCTGCTGCAGTTATGCCGTTAGCAGCGCCAATAGGAAGCGGACTAGGGATCCAAAACAGATATAATGTTGTATTTGTTAAAGAGGCTGTAAGTGTTCCGGTAATAGTTGATGCAGGTGTTGGATGTG
This Nitrosophilus labii DNA region includes the following protein-coding sequences:
- a CDS encoding thiazole synthase; translation: MADILKIGKYEFTSRLIVGSGKYPDFQTTYDATIASGAEMITVAVRRVNITDPNKENLMDYFKDSDVQFLPNSAGCVTAEEAITLFRLVREATGIDIIKLEIIGDTEKTLYPDVIETVKACEVLAKEGFTVMAYTNDDPIVAKRLENAGAAAVMPLAAPIGSGLGIQNRYNVVFVKEAVSVPVIVDAGVGCASDAVIAMELGADGVLTNTAIAQAKNPIAMAEAMKHAVIAGRLSYLAGRIPKKPYATASSPTEGMIQF